In Drosophila santomea strain STO CAGO 1482 chromosome 3L, Prin_Dsan_1.1, whole genome shotgun sequence, a single window of DNA contains:
- the LOC120449527 gene encoding uncharacterized protein LOC120449527 isoform X2 — protein sequence MAEKRLLLDPSATAATEEPEVQMTRRAGGVLHAIQHRPLPVSRKSVLGLLVSFTFCYFLIGRTGWVNVLDLDVLHSDNYVAVQHQSTVLDERDIITESIPSVPKGFLVYSNSCRIMEVDPYKNEVMRHFKRIKYKSCQKLPPLTHVKFDAKSQKYLLSIDGAAFSRYPVGKQLHCCYMAVQRVDEMKVKYTKCQAFKGSTLLPNSAEGIIVKCDAGGHQIYINGHATVPVKEAVQQRLQVAAEADAKGYPRPPSVLMLGIDSISRVNLIRAMPKTAQYLYDNGWFELAGYNKVDDNTFPNIMAVVTGYNLPNAMHACSPFVVGGLDKCDYIWKQYQQRGYVTAYAEDAVKINTFNYLKKGFKNPPADYYLRPYLSAAESQLDHTTVNGLVHCLGYVTAAEHVYDYGLEFTRRFLNETYFGFFWTNTHSHSDISQTSSMDSYMEEYLRKLVRQGTMENTVVVFFSDHGMRFGPTRATWSGHLEERLPAIFIWLPHHLRSAHPEFVRSLQLNRNRLTTPYDLHLTMKHILALSGRAEMDSLGPAPDCPQCQSLLTPVSPLRSCSDVGIADHWCTCWEYDTISSSSKESRMLGKRVVSYLNNYVAEFRNGSFAKLCAPLSLHSIKSAFRAHHNALDPEEVHTYRLIFVTAPNKGQYEATVRHNHTDDSVKVTGSVSRLNVYSGEADCMNDFAAKKYCYCRKKKG from the exons ATGGCAGAGAAACGCCTACTGCTGGATCCATCCGCCACCGCAGCGACGGAGGAGCCGGAAGTGCAAATGACCCGACGGGCGGGAGGAGTGCTCCATGCCATCCAGCACCGCCCACTTCCGGTGAGCAGGAAGTCGGTGCTGGGACTGCTGGTGTCCTTTACGTTCTGCTACTTTCTGATCGGCCGAACCGGCTGGGTGAACGTCCTCGATCTGGACGTGCTGCACTCGGATAACTACGTCGCGGTGCAGCATCAATCGACGGTGTTGGATG AACGTGATATCATTACTGAGTCCATTCCATCTGTCCCGAAAGGCTTCCTGGTGTACAGCAACTCCTGCCGCATCATGGAGGTGGATCCGTACAAGAACGAGGTGATGCGCCACTTTAAGCGCATCAAATACAAATCCTGCCAGAAGTTGCCGCCGCTGACGCACGTGAAATTCGATGCAAAGTCCCAGAAGTACCTGCTCAGCATCGATGGAGCTGCTTTCAGTCGCTATCCGGTGGGCAAGCAGCTCCACTGCTGCTACATGGCCGTGCAGCGGGTGGACGAGATGAAGGTCAAGTACACCAAGTGTCAAGCCTTCAAGGGCAGCACCCTGCTGCCCAATTCCGCCGAGGGCATCATCGTCAAGTGCGATGCGGGCGGCCATCAGATCTATATCAATGGCCATGCGACCGTGCCCGTCAAGGAGGCAGTGCAGCAGCGATTACAAGTGGCTGCTGAGGCGGACGCCAAGGGCTATCCGAGACCTCCGAGCGTCCTGATGCTCGGCATCGATAGCATCTCCCGTGTTAATCTCATCAGAGCCATGCCCAAAACGGCGCAGTACCTCTACGACAACGGATGGTTTGAGCTGGCGGGTTACAACAAG GTGGACGACAATACGTTTCCGAACATCATGGCAGTGGTCACCGGCTACAATCTGCCCAATGCCATGCACGCATGCTCGCCCTTCGTGGTTGGTGGCCTGGACAAATGCGACTACATCTGGAAGCAGTACCAGCAGAGGGGCTACGTGACCGCCTATGCGGAGGATGCCGTCAAGATCAACACGTTCAACTACCTGAAGAAGGGCTTCAAGAATCCGCCGGCGGACTACTACTTGAGACCATATCTCTCAGCCGCCGAATCGCAGCTGGATCACACGACGGTCAATGGTCTGGTGCACTGCCTCGGTTATGTGACGGCGGCGGAGCACGTGTACGACTATGGACTGGAGTTCACCAGGCGGTTCCTCAACGAGACGTACTTTGGTTTTTTCTGGACCAACACGCACAGTCACAGTGACATCTCGCAGACCAGCAGCATGGACAGCTATATGGAGGAGTATCTGCGCAAGCTGGTGCGCCAGGGCACCATGGAGAACACGGTGGTGGTCTTCTTCAGCGATCATGGCATGCGGTTTGGACCAACCCGAGCCACCTGGTCGGGTCACTTGGAGGAACGTCTGCCGGCCATCTTCATCTGGTTGCCCCATCACCTGCGTAGCGCACATCCGGAGTTTGTGCGCAGCCTGCAGCTGAACAGGAATCGCTTGACCACGCCCTATGATCTTCACCTGACCATGAAGCACATACTGGCCCTATCTGGGCGCGCTGAAATGGATTCATTGGGTCCGGCACCCGACTGTCCGCAGTGCCAGAGTCTACTGACCCCCGTTTCGCCGCTAAGGAGTTGCTCCGACGTGGGCATCGCGGATCACTGGTGCACCTGCTGGGAATACGACACTATCTCGAGCAGCTCGAAGGAATCGCGTATGCTCGGCAAGCGGGTGGTCAGCTACCTCAACAACTATGTGGCCGAGTTCCGCAACGGATCGTTTGCCAAGCTGTGTGCTCCACTCTCTCTGCACAGCATCAAATCCGCGTTCCGGGCGCATCACAATGCCCTCGATCCGGAGGAGGTGCACACCTATCGACTGATCTTCGTCACGGCGCCCAATAAGGGACAGTATGAGGCCACCGTGCGGCACAATCACACGGATGACTCCGTGAAAGTGACGGGATCCGTGAGTAGATTGAACGTCTATAGCGGAGAGGCGGATTGCATGAATGATTTtgctgccaaaaaatattgttattgcCGAAAGAAGAAGGGATAG
- the LOC120448335 gene encoding serine protease 1-like, whose protein sequence is MKVFIAILALAVASASGAAMPRAATEKMTPVHTKDMQGRITNGYPAEEGKAPYTVGLGFSGGWWCGGSIIANDWVLTAEHCIGGDSVTVYFGATWRTNAQFTHWVGSGNFIKHGSADIALIRIPHVDFWHMVNKVELPSYNDRYNDYNEWWAVACGWGGTYDGSPLPDYMQCVDLQIIHNSECSGYYGTGTVGDNIICVRTPDGKSTCGGDSGGPLVTHDGTKLVGVTNFGSSAGCQSGAPAGFQRVTYHLDWIRDHTGIAYY, encoded by the coding sequence ATGAAAGTATTCATTGCTATCCTGGCTTTGGCTGTGGCCTCGGCCTCTGGCGCCGCCATGCCCCGTGCCGCCACCGAGAAAATGACCCCGGTCCACACCAAGGACATGCAGGGTCGCATCACCAACGGCTATCCGGCGGAGGAGGGCAAGGCTCCCTACACCGTGGGTCTGGGCTTCAGCGGCGGCTGGTGGTGCGGTGGCTCCATCATCGCCAACGATTGGGTCCTCACCGCCGAGCACTGCATCGGAGGTGACTCCGTCACTGTCTACTTCGGTGCCACCTGGCGCACCAACGCCCAGTTCACCCACTGGGTTGGCAGCGGCAACTTCATCAAGCACGGATCCGCCGACATCGCCCTCATCCGCATCCCCCACGTGGACTTCTGGCACATGGTGAACAAGGTGGAGCTGCCCAGCTACAACGACCGCTACAACGACTACAACGAGTGGTGGGCTGTTGCCTGCGGCTGGGGAGGCACCTACGACGGCAGCCCCCTGCCCGACTACATGCAGTGCGTCGATCTGCAGATCATCCACAACTCCGAGTGCTCTGGATACTACGGAACCGGCACCGTCGGCGACAACATCATCTGCGTCAGGACTCCCGACGGCAAGTCTACCTGCGGTGGCGACTCCGGCGGTCCCCTGGTCACCCATGACGGCACCAAGCTTGTGGGAGTCACCAACTTCGGTTCCTCCGCCGGCTGCCAGTCGGGTGCTCCTGCTGGCTTCCAGCGTGTGACCTACCACCTGGACTGGATCCGCGACCACACCGGCATCGCTTACTACTAA
- the LOC120449527 gene encoding uncharacterized protein LOC120449527 isoform X1 yields the protein MPFQKNQRLNDMAEKRLLLDPSATAATEEPEVQMTRRAGGVLHAIQHRPLPVSRKSVLGLLVSFTFCYFLIGRTGWVNVLDLDVLHSDNYVAVQHQSTVLDERDIITESIPSVPKGFLVYSNSCRIMEVDPYKNEVMRHFKRIKYKSCQKLPPLTHVKFDAKSQKYLLSIDGAAFSRYPVGKQLHCCYMAVQRVDEMKVKYTKCQAFKGSTLLPNSAEGIIVKCDAGGHQIYINGHATVPVKEAVQQRLQVAAEADAKGYPRPPSVLMLGIDSISRVNLIRAMPKTAQYLYDNGWFELAGYNKVDDNTFPNIMAVVTGYNLPNAMHACSPFVVGGLDKCDYIWKQYQQRGYVTAYAEDAVKINTFNYLKKGFKNPPADYYLRPYLSAAESQLDHTTVNGLVHCLGYVTAAEHVYDYGLEFTRRFLNETYFGFFWTNTHSHSDISQTSSMDSYMEEYLRKLVRQGTMENTVVVFFSDHGMRFGPTRATWSGHLEERLPAIFIWLPHHLRSAHPEFVRSLQLNRNRLTTPYDLHLTMKHILALSGRAEMDSLGPAPDCPQCQSLLTPVSPLRSCSDVGIADHWCTCWEYDTISSSSKESRMLGKRVVSYLNNYVAEFRNGSFAKLCAPLSLHSIKSAFRAHHNALDPEEVHTYRLIFVTAPNKGQYEATVRHNHTDDSVKVTGSVSRLNVYSGEADCMNDFAAKKYCYCRKKKG from the exons ATGCCTTTTCAAAAAAA TCAGCGCCTAAATGACATGGCAGAGAAACGCCTACTGCTGGATCCATCCGCCACCGCAGCGACGGAGGAGCCGGAAGTGCAAATGACCCGACGGGCGGGAGGAGTGCTCCATGCCATCCAGCACCGCCCACTTCCGGTGAGCAGGAAGTCGGTGCTGGGACTGCTGGTGTCCTTTACGTTCTGCTACTTTCTGATCGGCCGAACCGGCTGGGTGAACGTCCTCGATCTGGACGTGCTGCACTCGGATAACTACGTCGCGGTGCAGCATCAATCGACGGTGTTGGATG AACGTGATATCATTACTGAGTCCATTCCATCTGTCCCGAAAGGCTTCCTGGTGTACAGCAACTCCTGCCGCATCATGGAGGTGGATCCGTACAAGAACGAGGTGATGCGCCACTTTAAGCGCATCAAATACAAATCCTGCCAGAAGTTGCCGCCGCTGACGCACGTGAAATTCGATGCAAAGTCCCAGAAGTACCTGCTCAGCATCGATGGAGCTGCTTTCAGTCGCTATCCGGTGGGCAAGCAGCTCCACTGCTGCTACATGGCCGTGCAGCGGGTGGACGAGATGAAGGTCAAGTACACCAAGTGTCAAGCCTTCAAGGGCAGCACCCTGCTGCCCAATTCCGCCGAGGGCATCATCGTCAAGTGCGATGCGGGCGGCCATCAGATCTATATCAATGGCCATGCGACCGTGCCCGTCAAGGAGGCAGTGCAGCAGCGATTACAAGTGGCTGCTGAGGCGGACGCCAAGGGCTATCCGAGACCTCCGAGCGTCCTGATGCTCGGCATCGATAGCATCTCCCGTGTTAATCTCATCAGAGCCATGCCCAAAACGGCGCAGTACCTCTACGACAACGGATGGTTTGAGCTGGCGGGTTACAACAAG GTGGACGACAATACGTTTCCGAACATCATGGCAGTGGTCACCGGCTACAATCTGCCCAATGCCATGCACGCATGCTCGCCCTTCGTGGTTGGTGGCCTGGACAAATGCGACTACATCTGGAAGCAGTACCAGCAGAGGGGCTACGTGACCGCCTATGCGGAGGATGCCGTCAAGATCAACACGTTCAACTACCTGAAGAAGGGCTTCAAGAATCCGCCGGCGGACTACTACTTGAGACCATATCTCTCAGCCGCCGAATCGCAGCTGGATCACACGACGGTCAATGGTCTGGTGCACTGCCTCGGTTATGTGACGGCGGCGGAGCACGTGTACGACTATGGACTGGAGTTCACCAGGCGGTTCCTCAACGAGACGTACTTTGGTTTTTTCTGGACCAACACGCACAGTCACAGTGACATCTCGCAGACCAGCAGCATGGACAGCTATATGGAGGAGTATCTGCGCAAGCTGGTGCGCCAGGGCACCATGGAGAACACGGTGGTGGTCTTCTTCAGCGATCATGGCATGCGGTTTGGACCAACCCGAGCCACCTGGTCGGGTCACTTGGAGGAACGTCTGCCGGCCATCTTCATCTGGTTGCCCCATCACCTGCGTAGCGCACATCCGGAGTTTGTGCGCAGCCTGCAGCTGAACAGGAATCGCTTGACCACGCCCTATGATCTTCACCTGACCATGAAGCACATACTGGCCCTATCTGGGCGCGCTGAAATGGATTCATTGGGTCCGGCACCCGACTGTCCGCAGTGCCAGAGTCTACTGACCCCCGTTTCGCCGCTAAGGAGTTGCTCCGACGTGGGCATCGCGGATCACTGGTGCACCTGCTGGGAATACGACACTATCTCGAGCAGCTCGAAGGAATCGCGTATGCTCGGCAAGCGGGTGGTCAGCTACCTCAACAACTATGTGGCCGAGTTCCGCAACGGATCGTTTGCCAAGCTGTGTGCTCCACTCTCTCTGCACAGCATCAAATCCGCGTTCCGGGCGCATCACAATGCCCTCGATCCGGAGGAGGTGCACACCTATCGACTGATCTTCGTCACGGCGCCCAATAAGGGACAGTATGAGGCCACCGTGCGGCACAATCACACGGATGACTCCGTGAAAGTGACGGGATCCGTGAGTAGATTGAACGTCTATAGCGGAGAGGCGGATTGCATGAATGATTTtgctgccaaaaaatattgttattgcCGAAAGAAGAAGGGATAG
- the LOC120448331 gene encoding serine protease 1-like, whose product MKVFLTILALAVASASAYESVVHPKDLPKVAKIEGRITNGYPAEEGKAPYTVGLGFSGGWWCGGSIIANDWVLTAEHCIGGDSVTVYFGATWRTNAQFTHWVGSGNFIKHGSADIALIRIPHVDFWHMVNKVELPSYNDRYNDYNEWWAVACGWGGTYDGSPLPDYMQCVDLQIIHNSECASYYGTGTVGDNIICVRVVDGKGTCGGDSGGPLVTHDGSKLVGVTNWVSGSGCQAGHPAGFQRVTYHLDWIRDHTGIAYY is encoded by the coding sequence ATGAAGGTGTTCCTAACTATTCTGGCTTTGGCCGTGGCCTCCGCCTCGGCGTACGAGAGCGTCGTCCACCCCAAGGATCTGCCCAAGGTGGCCAAGATCGAGGGTCGCATCACCAACGGCTACCCGGCGGAGGAGGGCAAGGCTCCCTACACCGTGGGTCTGGGCTTCAGCGGCGGCTGGTGGTGCGGTGGCTCCATCATCGCCAACGATTGGGTCCTCACCGCCGAGCACTGCATCGGAGGTGACTCCGTCACTGTCTACTTCGGTGCCACCTGGCGCACCAACGCCCAGTTCACCCACTGGGTTGGCAGCGGCAACTTCATCAAGCACGGATCCGCCGACATCGCCCTCATCCGCATCCCCCACGTGGACTTCTGGCACATGGTGAACAAGGTGGAGCTGCCCAGCTACAACGACCGCTACAACGACTACAACGAATGGTGGGCTGTTGCCTGCGGCTGGGGAGGCACCTACGACGGCAGCCCCCTGCCCGACTACATGCAGTGCGTCGATCTCCAGATCATCCACAACTCCGAGTGCGCCAGCTACTACGGAACCGGCACCGTCGGCGACAACATCATCTGCGTCCGCGTGGTCGATGGCAAGGGTACCTGCGGAGGCGACTCCGGCGGTCCTCTGGTCACACACGACGGCAGCAAGCTTGTGGGAGTCACCAACTGGGTGTCTGGATCCGGTTGCCAGGCTGGCCACCCCGCCGGCTTCCAGCGCGTGACCTACCACCTGGACTGGATCCGCGACCACACCGGCATCGCTTACTACTAA
- the LOC120449527 gene encoding uncharacterized protein LOC120449527 isoform X3, which translates to MPFQKNQRLNDMAEKRLLLDPSATAATEEPEVQMTRRAGGVLHAIQHRPLPVSRKSVLGLLVSFTFCYFLIGRTGWVNVLDLDVLHSDNYVAVQHQSTVLDGFLVYSNSCRIMEVDPYKNEVMRHFKRIKYKSCQKLPPLTHVKFDAKSQKYLLSIDGAAFSRYPVGKQLHCCYMAVQRVDEMKVKYTKCQAFKGSTLLPNSAEGIIVKCDAGGHQIYINGHATVPVKEAVQQRLQVAAEADAKGYPRPPSVLMLGIDSISRVNLIRAMPKTAQYLYDNGWFELAGYNKVDDNTFPNIMAVVTGYNLPNAMHACSPFVVGGLDKCDYIWKQYQQRGYVTAYAEDAVKINTFNYLKKGFKNPPADYYLRPYLSAAESQLDHTTVNGLVHCLGYVTAAEHVYDYGLEFTRRFLNETYFGFFWTNTHSHSDISQTSSMDSYMEEYLRKLVRQGTMENTVVVFFSDHGMRFGPTRATWSGHLEERLPAIFIWLPHHLRSAHPEFVRSLQLNRNRLTTPYDLHLTMKHILALSGRAEMDSLGPAPDCPQCQSLLTPVSPLRSCSDVGIADHWCTCWEYDTISSSSKESRMLGKRVVSYLNNYVAEFRNGSFAKLCAPLSLHSIKSAFRAHHNALDPEEVHTYRLIFVTAPNKGQYEATVRHNHTDDSVKVTGSVSRLNVYSGEADCMNDFAAKKYCYCRKKKG; encoded by the exons ATGCCTTTTCAAAAAAA TCAGCGCCTAAATGACATGGCAGAGAAACGCCTACTGCTGGATCCATCCGCCACCGCAGCGACGGAGGAGCCGGAAGTGCAAATGACCCGACGGGCGGGAGGAGTGCTCCATGCCATCCAGCACCGCCCACTTCCGGTGAGCAGGAAGTCGGTGCTGGGACTGCTGGTGTCCTTTACGTTCTGCTACTTTCTGATCGGCCGAACCGGCTGGGTGAACGTCCTCGATCTGGACGTGCTGCACTCGGATAACTACGTCGCGGTGCAGCATCAATCGACGGTGTTGGATG GCTTCCTGGTGTACAGCAACTCCTGCCGCATCATGGAGGTGGATCCGTACAAGAACGAGGTGATGCGCCACTTTAAGCGCATCAAATACAAATCCTGCCAGAAGTTGCCGCCGCTGACGCACGTGAAATTCGATGCAAAGTCCCAGAAGTACCTGCTCAGCATCGATGGAGCTGCTTTCAGTCGCTATCCGGTGGGCAAGCAGCTCCACTGCTGCTACATGGCCGTGCAGCGGGTGGACGAGATGAAGGTCAAGTACACCAAGTGTCAAGCCTTCAAGGGCAGCACCCTGCTGCCCAATTCCGCCGAGGGCATCATCGTCAAGTGCGATGCGGGCGGCCATCAGATCTATATCAATGGCCATGCGACCGTGCCCGTCAAGGAGGCAGTGCAGCAGCGATTACAAGTGGCTGCTGAGGCGGACGCCAAGGGCTATCCGAGACCTCCGAGCGTCCTGATGCTCGGCATCGATAGCATCTCCCGTGTTAATCTCATCAGAGCCATGCCCAAAACGGCGCAGTACCTCTACGACAACGGATGGTTTGAGCTGGCGGGTTACAACAAG GTGGACGACAATACGTTTCCGAACATCATGGCAGTGGTCACCGGCTACAATCTGCCCAATGCCATGCACGCATGCTCGCCCTTCGTGGTTGGTGGCCTGGACAAATGCGACTACATCTGGAAGCAGTACCAGCAGAGGGGCTACGTGACCGCCTATGCGGAGGATGCCGTCAAGATCAACACGTTCAACTACCTGAAGAAGGGCTTCAAGAATCCGCCGGCGGACTACTACTTGAGACCATATCTCTCAGCCGCCGAATCGCAGCTGGATCACACGACGGTCAATGGTCTGGTGCACTGCCTCGGTTATGTGACGGCGGCGGAGCACGTGTACGACTATGGACTGGAGTTCACCAGGCGGTTCCTCAACGAGACGTACTTTGGTTTTTTCTGGACCAACACGCACAGTCACAGTGACATCTCGCAGACCAGCAGCATGGACAGCTATATGGAGGAGTATCTGCGCAAGCTGGTGCGCCAGGGCACCATGGAGAACACGGTGGTGGTCTTCTTCAGCGATCATGGCATGCGGTTTGGACCAACCCGAGCCACCTGGTCGGGTCACTTGGAGGAACGTCTGCCGGCCATCTTCATCTGGTTGCCCCATCACCTGCGTAGCGCACATCCGGAGTTTGTGCGCAGCCTGCAGCTGAACAGGAATCGCTTGACCACGCCCTATGATCTTCACCTGACCATGAAGCACATACTGGCCCTATCTGGGCGCGCTGAAATGGATTCATTGGGTCCGGCACCCGACTGTCCGCAGTGCCAGAGTCTACTGACCCCCGTTTCGCCGCTAAGGAGTTGCTCCGACGTGGGCATCGCGGATCACTGGTGCACCTGCTGGGAATACGACACTATCTCGAGCAGCTCGAAGGAATCGCGTATGCTCGGCAAGCGGGTGGTCAGCTACCTCAACAACTATGTGGCCGAGTTCCGCAACGGATCGTTTGCCAAGCTGTGTGCTCCACTCTCTCTGCACAGCATCAAATCCGCGTTCCGGGCGCATCACAATGCCCTCGATCCGGAGGAGGTGCACACCTATCGACTGATCTTCGTCACGGCGCCCAATAAGGGACAGTATGAGGCCACCGTGCGGCACAATCACACGGATGACTCCGTGAAAGTGACGGGATCCGTGAGTAGATTGAACGTCTATAGCGGAGAGGCGGATTGCATGAATGATTTtgctgccaaaaaatattgttattgcCGAAAGAAGAAGGGATAG